The following coding sequences are from one Anolis sagrei isolate rAnoSag1 chromosome 6, rAnoSag1.mat, whole genome shotgun sequence window:
- the PRR12 gene encoding proline-rich protein 12, whose protein sequence is MDRNYTSAGFGDPLAAGPGWSYERSAKASLVYGGSRSSHPDTDILHRQAYATPHPLQGYATNHHPAGLSGLFETGLHHASSATPDASVMNLISALESRAPQPGPSASSLLSQFRTPSWQTAMHTPAPAELFISGALPGSGTFPSSSALSAYQHPASFSGRSFPVTSSLTLQDATFSPTSNGLLSPHDPLLHIKSSQSSVPSSLSFDRLGSAVLGTGLPSQSSAYRSAQESASRHLPSQFNLLSSSLGPSDQTSQLYNTSVFSSSPASSIERAIPRQDSVIKHYQRPSSAQPQLPSAHSLQHYLSCGGSYQQMPHRSSLSCSPLGEQSPASSEGSQQQKTPQSSRQEASQSYRPIIQSPGYSGTASSSKSKSYSASRQPPRSTATPKCQSNYSSSTPKPSSVIASQSQAYSPGQPQSLLSMSQTQSYSVSQPQNLSSVSQASQGFSSNQAQDLTSVSKAQSYSTTGQAQQGQAGQGGQGLQTCQNQTYSPEQLQGLSSVGYSVQAEPHVSVSQTPSYVPAHSQGMPTASPSLSYSTGHSPAMPGHNQSIGYSHSQNLPDSSPSQIIRPLQSPTANRPQSVASPGQSQKYLTSVLSPSFMQSAHTQSYQSSQGGLERTPSYGKSKTDSDLLSSERTDDEEFLIQHLLQSQSPPRVPTEGMVECEERSGKGMSYELSKTEERYHLQSVIRTNSNLDNQGLEMSLQSLKDKKKGERAKEYPHTRSTPESLATSVVHYSHQAGSMDSYGQEIKKSVEQHLQGGHMDTGGKEISQAHSYLQKTPEHASQPHQMEPHGLMPGQQGATLMLDSPPDLPPLSLSQQQQQQQQSQLLQSVLTHTQSQLHSRGKVRTPLDVHLMEPQRMHQAEAPSPQLQMQALEAHLHQAHVRSQSMEAQLLEPQQSPQLQGQLQSERMQSEGMEVMPQGNLSQSQEIQDFLEPELSLESHLGQSGAVQNQQHLLPDATLDPDSSQQVPQGQLEGKDQFESSSPQGTKQRFVPLTSICFPDSLLQDEDRSFFPGMEDMFGPPPCAGDEFPKPDDGTQGMERGEGMKGGGYDMMQGGQSYQSYCHSESGDGQHLGLDSVSVKHELPSTVNTEQLGLIQSGQHGTPPVSESKSGLTSPIFCSSKPKKLLKTSSFHLLKKREPPFQPPKKNYAQEYEFEDDEDKEDVPADIRLNSRRLPDLLPDLISSCRTNRTSLSPMGDIDFCPPNSGLMDGPKRRGRKPTKPKREGPPRPRGRPRIRPLTEPPHGVAHDGTKKPRGRGRGRGKKAGEEGVEPGGGLESLKPLKIKLPVPKGLEGSQLEVPAPSHQPPQESSLDSSQTREKIKQKIKEVEEKQPEMKSGFMASFLDFLKSGKRQTLPSSSSSTSATVGPPGTAAPVASSSGSPSKTPRPPSAASSSSSSQPPPPFGVAPSMLSGGLDGTEGDPSGLVMSCTSPCKRLDEELKRNLETLPSFSSDEEDSVSKNQDLQKSISSAISALYDPTDRKEGEPSDVPPVEEKAPSPAPSVEAETQPELPPPPMSPAPSPKEALPVPEEPPTQASPEPEDPEDTRPLHLAKKQETAAICGETDEEEVESGGEGIFRERDEFVIRVEDVQALKLALQTGREPPPIWRVQKALLQKFTPEIKDGQRQFCATSNYLGYFGDAKNRYQRLYVKFLENINKKDYVRVCSKKPWHRPLQAVRRQSQPKASGPKVPVTPKVEKPEKVEVPEKAEKPEKPPKAEKAEKTEKPPKAEKPPKLEKPPKLEKAEKPPKVEKTAKTEKPPKVEKADPPPPVLTKAVPASGTSKPKPKPAKVKAEPPPKKRKKWLKEAASSSDSESSPDQQSEEERVLTGRILNTRAMKEMYRSYVEMLVSTALDPDMIQALEDTNDELYLPPMRKIDGILNDHKKKVLKRVSLNPSLQEALHTFPQLHAETCDTTVKIRPSGEPYNRKTLNKLKKNVSKPQEFSVEVEKSFFYTLYHSLHHYKYHTFLRCKDETTAIEGQDEDLGQEEVVQQCMRNQPWLEKLFDSFSELLTQAQNKCA, encoded by the exons cTTGGTGTATGGCGGATCCCGGAGCTCACACCCAGACACAGATATCTTACACCGCCAAGCATACGCCACCCCTCATCCTCTGCAGGGCTACGCCACAAACCACCACCCGGCAG GTCTTTCTGGCCTTTTCGAGACAGGGCTCCATCATGCCAGCAGTGCCACACCAGACGCCTCGGTCATGAACCTCATCTCGGCGCTGGAGTCACGGGCACCGCAACCAGGCCCTTCCGCCTCTTCCCTGCTCTCCCAGTTCCGCACCCCATCCTGGCAAACAG CCATGCACACTCCAGCGCCTGCTGAGCTCTTCATCTCGGGGGCCCTCCCAGGCTCCGGCACCTTCCCTTCATCCTCGGCGCTCTCTGCTTACCAGCACCCGGCCTCCTTCAGTGGGCGCAGCTTCCCAGTCACTTCCTCACTCACCTTGCAAGATGCTACCTTCAGCCCAACCTCCAATGGTCTCTTGTCTCCACACGATCCTTTGCTTCACATCAAATCCTCACAGTCGAGCGTCCCTTCATCTCTCAGCTTTGACCGACTGGGCAGTGCAGTGCTGGGTACAGGCTTGCCCTCCCAGAGCTCGGCTTATCGTAGCGCTCAAGAGTCGGCTTCCCGTCACCTCCCTTCCCAGTTCAACCTCCTTTCATCCTCGCTGGGGCCATCCGACCAGACATCCCAACTTTACAACACATCTGTCTTTTCCAGCTCACCTGCCTCCTCCATCGAGCGGGCCATCCCCCGGCAGGACAGTGTGATCAAACATTACCAGAGACCCTCCAGTGCCCAGCCGCAACTCCCTTCTGCCCATTCCCTCCAGCACTACCTGAGCTGCGGGGGCAGCTACCAGCAGATGCCCCACCGCTCCAGTCTTTCCTGCAGCCCCCTGGGCGAACAGTCCCCTGCCAGCAGTGAAGGCTCCCAACAGCAGAAGACCCCACAGTCCTCGCGGCAAGAGGCCTCCCAAAGTTACCGTCCCATTATCCAGTCCCCTGGGTACTCTGGCACAGCCTCCTCTTCGAAATCCAAGAGCTATTCTGCCTCCCGCCAACCGCCCCGTTCCACCGCCACACCCAAGTGCCAAAGCAACTACAGTTCGTCCACCCCCAAGCCTAGCTCTGTCATTGCAAGCCAGTCCCAGGCCTACTCACCCGGACAGCCCCAGAGCCTGCTTTCCATGAGCCAAACACAGAGTTACTCTGTCAGCCAGCCACAGAATCTCTCTTCGGTTAGCCAGGCATCGCAAGGTTTCAGCAGCAATCAGGCCCAAGACCTCACGAGCGTAAGCAAAGCTCAGAGTTATTCAACCACTGGTCAGGCCCAACAGGGTCAGGCTGGTCAGGGTGGGCAAGGGCTGCAGACCTGTCAGAACCAGACTTACTCGCCTGAGCAACTGCAAGGCTTGTCATCTGTTGGGTACAGTGTCCAGGCTGAGCCCCACGTCTCTGTCAGTCAGACACCGAGTTATGTACCAGCACATTCGCAGGGGATGCCCACAGCCAGCCCATCGTTAAGTTACAGCACTGGCCACTCACCGGCAATGCCAGGCCACAACCAGTCCATTGGCTATTCACACAGCCAGAACCTTCCAGACTCAAGCCCTTCACAGATCATTCGGCCTCTCCAGTCGCCCACTGCTAACCGGCCGCAGAGTGTGGCATCGCCTGGGCAGTCTCAGAAATATCTCACTTCtgtgctttctccttccttcatgcAGTCAGCTCACACCCAGAGCTATCAGAGTTCCCAAGGAGGGTTGGAGAGAACACCGTCTTATGGTAAATCCAAGACTGACTCAGACCTGCTGTCATCTGAGAGGACAGACGATGAGGAGTTCTTGATCCAGCACCTGCTGCAGTCGCAGAGTCCACCTAGGGTGCCCACGGAAGGGATGGTGGAGTGTGAAGAGAGGTCTGGGAAAGGGATGAGTTATGAGCTGAGTAAGACAGAGGAGCGTTACCATTTGCAGAGTGTCATCCGGACCAACTCTAACCTGGACAACCAGGGCCTTGAGATGTCTCTGCAGAGCCTAAAAgacaagaagaaaggagagagggccAAGGAGTATCCACACACACGTTCAACACCAGAGTCTTTGGCCACCTCTGTGGTCCATTACAGTCATCAAGCTGGCTCCATGGACTCTTACGGCCAAGAGATCAAGAAGTCAGTGGAACAGCACCTCCAGGGAGGCCACATGGACACAGGTGGCAAGGAGATTTCACAAGCCCACTCCTATTTGCAGAAGACTCCTGAGCATGCCTCGCAGCCTCACCAAATGGAGCCCCATGGACTCATGCCTGGGCAGCAGGGTGCCACTTTGATGTTGGACTCCCCTCCCGATTTgccccctctttccctttcacagcagcaacagcaacaacagcagtccCAGCTGCTCCAGTCAGTTCTGACGCACACCCAGAGCCAGCTGCACTCACGTGGGAAGGTTCGGACCCCCCTGGACGTCCACCTGATGGAGCCTCAGCGCATGCACCAGGCAGAAGCCCCCTCTCCGCAGCTTCAGATGCAGGCATTGGAAGCCCACCTGCACCAGGCTCATGTGCGTTCCCAGAGCATGGAGGCGCAGCTCCTTGAGCCGCAGCAGTCCCCACAGCTCCAGGGTCAGCTGCAGTCGGAGAGGATGCAGTCTGAAGGCATGGAGGTGATGCCCCAAGGCAATCTGTCCCAGTCACAAGAGATCCAGGATTTCTTGGAGCCAGAATTGAGCTTGGAATCCCACCTGGGGCAAAGCGGGGCAGTGCAAAATCAGCAGCATCTTCTTCCCGATGCCACTTTGGACCCAGACTCCTCACAGCAAGTTCCTCAAGGGCAACTTGAGGGCAAAGATCAATTTGAGAGCTCCAGCCCACAGGGCACCAAACAGCGTTTTGTTCCCTTGACCTCCATTTGCTTCCCAGACTCCTTGTTACAAGATGAAGACCGAAGCTTCTTCCCAGGCATGGAGGACATGTTTGGGCCTCCTCCCTGTGCTGGGGATGAATTCCCCAAGCCAGATGATGGCACACAAGGCATGGAGAGGGGCGAGGGGATGAAAGGAGGGGGCTATGACATGATGCAAGGAGGACAAAGCTATCAGAGCTATTGCCATTCTGAAAGTGGGGACGGGCAGCACTTAGGACTCGATTCTGTGTCTGTCAAACATGAGTTGCCATCAACAGTCAACACGGAACAGTTGGGGCTAATCCAGTCTGGCCAACACGGGACACCTCCTGTTTCGGAATCTAAGTCAGGCCTGACATCGCCCATATTTTGCTCCTCCAAACCCAAGAAGCTGCTGAAGACGTCATCTTTTCACTTACTCAAGAAGCGGGAACCACCGTTCCAGCCACCCAAAAAGAACTATGCCCAGGAGTACGAGTTTGAGGACGACGAGGACAAGGAGGACGTCCCGGCTGATATCCGCCTCAACAGCCGCCGCCTGCCTGACTTGCTGCCCGACCTCATTTCCAGCTGCCGCACCAACCGGACCAGCCTCAGCCCCATGGGGGATATAGACTTCTGCCCGCCAAACAGCGGCCTCATGGACGGGCCCAAACGACGAGGCCGCAAGCCCACTAAGCCCAAGCGAGAAGGCCCACCCCGCCCCCGTGGGAGGCCCCGCATCAGGCCCCTGACTGAACCACCCCACGGCGTGGCTCACGACGGCACCAAGAAACCCCGTGGccgggggagagggaggggcaaGAAAGCTGGGGAGGAGGGGGTGGAGCCAGGAGGAGGCTTGGAGTCACTCAAACCACTCAAG aTCAAGCTGCCAGTCCCAAAAGGCTTGGAAGGCTCTCAGCTGGAGGTTCCTGCTCCATCTCACCAGCCCCCTCAAGAGAGTAGCTTGGACAGCAGCCAGACCCGAGAGAAGATCAAACAGAAAATCAAGGAGGTGGAAGAGAAGCAGCCTGAGATGAAATCAGGGTTCATGGCCTCCTTCCTGGACTTCCTGAAGTCAGGCAAGCGACAAACGCTGCCTTCGTCATCATCCTCTACATCAGCCACGGTTGGGCCACCTGGGACCGCGGCTCCTGTGGCCTCTTCTTCCGGAAGCCCCTCTAAGACACCACGTCCCCCATCAGCtgcgtcctcctcttcctcctcccagccCCCACCACCCTTCGGCGTGGCACCTTCAATGTTGTCTGGGGGGTTGGATGGAACAGAAGGGGACCCATCTGGACTTGTTATGAGTTGCACCAGTCCTTGCAAGAGGTTGGATGAGGAGCTGAAGCGTAACTTGGAGACGTTACCATCCTTCTCATCTGATGAGGAGGACTCTGTGAGCAAAAACCAGGACCTCCAGAAGAGCATCTCCTCCGCCATCTCGGCACTCTATGACCCCACTGACCGGAAGGAGGGAGAGCCTAGTG ATGTTCCACCAGTGGAAGAGAAAGCCCCCAGCCCAGCCCCCTCAGTGGAGGCAGAAACCCAACCAGAACTGCCCCCGCCTCCCATGTCCCCAGCTCCGTCACCCAAGGAAGCTCTGCCTGTCCCAGAAGAGCCACCAACCCAGGCATCTCCTGAACCTGAGGATCCTGAGGACACCCGGCCCCTACaccttgccaagaaacaggagACGGCAGCCATTTGTGGAGAGACAGACGAAGAGGAGGTTGAAAGCGGTGGGGAGGGGATATTTCGAGAGCGTGACGAGTTTGTCATACGTGTTGAAGATGTCCAGGCCCTCAAG CTTGCCCTTCAGACAGGGAGGGAGCCACCCCCAATCTGGCGGGTACAGAAGGCTTTGCTTCAGAAGTTTACACCTGAGATCAAGGATGGACAGCGTCAGTTTTGCGCTACCAGCAAC tATCTGGGTTATTTTGGTGATGCGAAGAATCGATACCAACGCCTCTATGTTAAGTTCTTGGAGAACATCAACAAGAAGGATTATGTACGCGTCTGCTCCAAAAAGCCTTGGCATCGGCCTCTGCAAGCTGTCAG GAGACAGAGCCAACCCAAAGCCTCTGGCCCCAAGGTCCCGGTGACACCCAAAGTTGAGAAACCCGAGAAGGTGGAAGTCCCAGAAAAGGCTGAGAAGCCAGAAAAGCCCCCCAAGGCTGAAAAGGCAGAGAAAACGGAAAAGCCCCCCAAGGCTGAGAAACCGCCTAAGCTGGAAAAGCCCCCCAAGCTTGAGAAGGCAGAAAAGCCTCCCAAGGTGGAAAAAACGGCCAAAACAGAGAAGCCCCCCAAAGTGGAGAAAGCAGACCCCCCACCTCCCGTTCTTACGAAAGCTGTCCCGGCCAGTGGAACCTCCAAACCCAAGCCTAAGCCAGCCAAGGTGAAAGCTGAGCCACCtcccaagaagaggaaaaaatggcTGAAAGAGGCAGCATCCTCCTCTGACTCGGAGTCCAGCCCTGATCAGCAGAGTGAGGAAG AGCGTGTGCTGACTGGCCGTATTCTCAACACACGAGCCATGAAGGAGATGTACCGCAGCTATGTGGAAATGCTGGTCAGCACTGCCCTCGACCCAGACATGATTCAAGCTCTTGAGGATACAAATG ATGAACTTTACCTCCCACCTATGAGGAAGATTGATGGGATACTGAATGATCACAAGAAAAAAGTGCTGAAGAGGGTGTCTCTTAACCCATCACTGCAG GAGGCGCTCCACACGTTTCCCCAACTCCATGCCGAGACATGCGACACCACAGTTAAGATACGTCCGAGTGGTGAGCCTTACAACCGCAAGACGCTCAACAAACTCAAGAAGAATGTATCCAAACCGCAG GAATTCAGCGTGGAAGTGGAGAAGTCCTTTTTCTACACTCTGTACCATTCCCTTCACCACTACAAGTACCACACTTTTCTGCGTTGTAAGGATGAG